Proteins encoded in a region of the Chlorogloeopsis sp. ULAP01 genome:
- the clpS gene encoding ATP-dependent Clp protease adapter ClpS, translating to MVTRLSAAFYGMATAPTVAPERSSQVTRKTYPNYKVIVLNDDFNTFQHVAECLIKYIPGMTSDRAWELTNQVHYEGQAIVWIGPQEPAELYHQQLRRAGLTMAPLEAA from the coding sequence ATGGTTACCAGACTTTCAGCAGCTTTTTACGGGATGGCAACGGCACCAACTGTAGCTCCTGAACGGTCTAGTCAAGTTACCCGCAAGACCTATCCAAATTACAAAGTCATTGTTTTGAATGATGACTTTAATACTTTTCAGCACGTAGCTGAATGTTTGATAAAGTATATTCCGGGTATGACTAGCGATCGCGCTTGGGAACTCACTAACCAAGTACACTACGAGGGTCAAGCTATTGTCTGGATTGGGCCTCAAGAACCAGCTGAACTTTATCATCAACAATTACGTCGAGCCGGTCTGACGATGGCTCCTCTGGAAGCAGCATAA
- a CDS encoding DUF2103 domain-containing protein, translated as MKKPTPDARKASSPKNGRLVWNHSTHIPGLIPILERLCKQDGIQTITPGQIGRVKGHCPNLQLRVSVPIRGGFKAIARQGKTVQEVFILTTLQQNQLEEAIAIAMHH; from the coding sequence ATGAAAAAACCTACCCCAGACGCTCGTAAGGCAAGTTCTCCTAAAAATGGCAGATTAGTTTGGAATCACTCAACCCATATCCCTGGTTTGATTCCCATCCTCGAACGTCTGTGCAAACAGGATGGAATTCAAACCATAACCCCAGGACAGATTGGACGAGTGAAAGGTCATTGCCCGAACTTGCAATTGCGGGTGTCGGTACCCATTCGGGGGGGTTTTAAAGCGATCGCCCGTCAAGGTAAAACAGTACAAGAAGTATTTATCCTTACTACTTTGCAGCAGAATCAACTTGAAGAAGCGATTGCGATCGCCATGCATCATTAA
- the speB gene encoding agmatinase SpeB encodes MTNLQDYNPSGIGQINGNLFGLPFDYESANLIVFGVPWEVTVSYGAGTANGAQRVLDASPQLDLFDFDHPDGWKQGIFMVEIPQDFLEKNKYYRALAAKIIERLEQGKLLTDTPDLTPVLTEINQACQQVNQWLFEQCQQAMNNGKRVAVIGGDHSSPLGYFQALATKYTNYGILHIDAHADLRDAYEGFEFSHASIMFNAMKIPQISKLVQVGLRDISHDEVQMIGESNSRIVAYYDPILKQKLYSGITWIELCREIIGHLPEYVYISFDVDGLDPKLCPNTGTPVPGGLELEQAFCLFRELVNSGRKIIGFDVCEVGDAEWDGNVGARIVYKLANLMDLSQQKYQA; translated from the coding sequence ATGACTAATCTCCAAGACTATAATCCTAGTGGCATTGGTCAAATCAATGGCAATCTCTTTGGTTTACCGTTTGATTACGAGTCTGCAAACTTAATTGTCTTTGGTGTGCCGTGGGAAGTTACTGTTTCTTATGGCGCAGGTACTGCCAATGGGGCGCAACGAGTTCTGGATGCCTCACCTCAACTAGATTTGTTCGATTTCGATCATCCTGATGGATGGAAACAGGGAATTTTTATGGTAGAGATTCCCCAAGACTTTCTAGAGAAGAATAAGTATTATCGTGCTTTAGCAGCAAAAATTATCGAGCGATTAGAGCAAGGAAAACTACTAACAGACACACCAGATTTAACACCTGTTCTCACAGAAATTAATCAAGCTTGTCAACAGGTTAATCAATGGCTGTTTGAACAGTGTCAGCAAGCAATGAACAATGGTAAGCGAGTTGCTGTCATTGGTGGCGATCACAGTTCACCATTAGGTTATTTCCAAGCATTAGCGACTAAATACACAAACTACGGCATTTTGCATATCGACGCACACGCAGATTTACGTGATGCCTATGAGGGATTTGAATTTTCTCATGCATCCATTATGTTTAATGCCATGAAAATACCGCAGATTTCTAAATTAGTGCAGGTGGGTTTGCGTGATATTTCTCATGATGAAGTGCAAATGATTGGCGAATCAAACAGTCGAATTGTTGCTTATTACGATCCAATTCTTAAACAAAAGCTTTACTCTGGAATAACTTGGATTGAGTTATGTCGAGAAATTATTGGTCATTTGCCAGAGTATGTTTACATTAGCTTTGATGTAGATGGGCTAGATCCAAAACTATGTCCAAATACAGGTACTCCTGTTCCTGGTGGCTTGGAATTGGAGCAAGCTTTTTGTCTGTTTCGTGAATTAGTAAATAGTGGTAGAAAAATAATCGGTTTTGATGTTTGCGAAGTTGGTGACGCAGAGTGGGATGGTAATGTTGGTGCGCGAATTGTTTACAAATTGGCAAATTTGATGGATTTATCACAGCAAAAATATCAAGCTTAA
- a CDS encoding FAD-dependent oxidoreductase, which translates to MKGKYLVSFRLSSLISFTLISSFIAPYSVVAAPPRTPDKTLNCDILVVGGGLSGAATAYEGLLAGQTVCLTEITDWLGGQISSQGTSALDERPTQRAKLYYSRGYLELRKRIERKYGKLNPGDCWVSDSCYLPRDGHEILRSMLRNAEKQGRGKLQWLPNTVVKELNISPDGKIINSAIAIQHEPAPNAPPLNTFTLSQSIEDAYRYQNSSRFTKNIIRLVPRQKQKGNAPNWYVVDASETGEIIALADVPYRLGIDARSYLEPSASSANNDPYCTQGFTYTFAMEATEQPQPQTMPSFYPNYAPYYSYELSRLASFPLVFTYRRIWSPQTGETTKFGGITFTVPTPGDISMQNWTWGNDYRPGTSKDNLIYTRQQLQATGQLKPGGWMGGLRTETLRRGEENALGFYYWLVAGTTDSQLGDGVKKPQPNNRFLSGLDSPMGTAHGLSKYPYMREGRRIIGRPSWGAPDGFAIWEIDISRRNYDDEYYSKTLPPGEYRRLKAALAGLEALSVLSGQKRPENVARRTRSTIFPDAIGIGHYAIDFHPCMTKSPPEAPGNTERAGERRGAGQAYPFQIALRAMIPQKIDNLLVGGKSIATSHIAAAAYRVHSFEWSSGAAAGTTAAFALKNNVAPYQLVDNLPRPEPQLEALKRLLEKNGNPTAFPDTSIFNQNWEDWK; encoded by the coding sequence ATGAAGGGCAAATACTTAGTTAGTTTTCGTCTATCATCCTTAATTAGTTTCACTCTCATCTCTAGTTTTATTGCACCTTACTCTGTAGTCGCTGCACCACCGAGAACACCCGACAAAACCTTAAACTGTGACATTCTCGTTGTGGGTGGCGGACTTTCTGGTGCCGCTACAGCTTACGAAGGCTTACTGGCAGGTCAAACGGTTTGTCTTACAGAAATTACTGATTGGCTGGGAGGACAAATTTCTTCTCAAGGAACCTCTGCACTCGATGAACGACCAACTCAACGCGCCAAGCTATACTACTCTCGTGGTTACTTGGAACTGCGAAAACGGATTGAGCGCAAGTATGGAAAGCTCAACCCCGGTGATTGCTGGGTAAGCGATTCTTGTTATCTACCCCGCGACGGGCATGAAATCTTGAGATCCATGCTCAGAAATGCGGAAAAACAAGGTAGAGGCAAGTTGCAATGGCTTCCGAACACAGTTGTTAAGGAATTGAATATTAGTCCGGATGGAAAAATAATCAATAGCGCGATCGCCATCCAACACGAGCCAGCACCCAATGCCCCACCCCTAAACACTTTTACTTTATCCCAAAGCATCGAAGACGCCTATCGCTATCAGAACTCTTCTCGCTTTACCAAAAACATCATCCGCTTGGTTCCGAGACAAAAACAAAAAGGTAATGCCCCTAACTGGTATGTTGTAGACGCTAGTGAAACAGGGGAAATTATTGCCCTTGCTGATGTTCCCTACCGCCTGGGTATTGATGCTCGTTCTTACTTAGAACCTTCTGCCTCTAGTGCCAACAACGATCCCTACTGCACCCAAGGCTTTACTTATACCTTTGCGATGGAGGCAACCGAACAACCACAACCCCAAACAATGCCTTCTTTTTATCCAAATTATGCACCTTATTACAGTTATGAATTGTCGCGGTTGGCAAGCTTTCCTTTAGTTTTTACCTATCGCAGGATCTGGAGTCCCCAGACAGGGGAAACAACTAAATTTGGGGGCATAACCTTTACAGTTCCTACCCCAGGTGATATTTCCATGCAAAATTGGACTTGGGGTAATGACTACCGTCCTGGAACCTCCAAAGATAATCTGATTTACACTCGCCAACAACTCCAAGCTACCGGACAGTTAAAACCAGGCGGTTGGATGGGCGGACTGCGGACAGAAACTTTGCGTAGAGGCGAAGAAAATGCTTTGGGTTTTTATTACTGGTTAGTGGCAGGTACTACTGATTCCCAATTAGGAGATGGTGTCAAAAAACCACAACCAAACAATCGCTTTCTGTCTGGGTTAGATTCGCCAATGGGGACAGCGCATGGCTTATCAAAGTATCCGTATATGCGCGAAGGGCGGCGTATCATCGGACGCCCAAGTTGGGGCGCTCCCGATGGATTTGCGATTTGGGAAATTGACATTTCTCGCCGCAACTACGACGATGAGTACTATAGTAAAACTCTACCACCAGGAGAGTATCGCCGTCTGAAAGCAGCCTTAGCTGGCTTGGAAGCCTTATCAGTTCTTTCTGGACAAAAACGACCAGAAAATGTAGCACGGCGGACTCGTTCTACTATCTTCCCCGATGCTATAGGTATTGGTCACTATGCAATTGACTTCCACCCTTGTATGACTAAAAGCCCGCCAGAAGCACCTGGAAATACAGAACGTGCAGGTGAAAGGCGCGGGGCTGGACAAGCTTACCCCTTCCAAATCGCGCTGAGAGCAATGATTCCACAAAAAATAGATAATTTGTTGGTAGGAGGTAAAAGTATAGCTACCAGTCATATCGCAGCCGCAGCATATCGGGTACATTCCTTTGAATGGTCATCTGGAGCCGCAGCAGGAACTACAGCGGCTTTTGCGCTAAAAAATAATGTCGCACCTTATCAACTCGTAGATAATTTACCTAGACCAGAACCCCAACTGGAAGCCCTAAAGCGTTTGCTAGAGAAAAACGGTAACCCTACTGCATTCCCTGATACCTCGATTTTTAACCAAAATTGGGAAGATTGGAAGTAA